A stretch of DNA from Mucilaginibacter daejeonensis:
ATCACCGGCGATCAGTTTGTCTACATGAACAAGGTCCTCGTGAGGTTCGTTGTTCATCAGGCCTTGTTAAGTTTGCTGGCAATGATGAGTGCTATGCCGCTGCAGCCGCCCACTATCCCTACAAATATGCCATCGCCAGCAAAGTAGCCCATACGGTTAATGGCAGTTACCAGTGCCATTCCGACACTCACCCCTATCACCAGGATGCCCAATGTTAAAAGTGCGTTCCGTCCACTACCTGTAGTGGCGGGTATTGGCTCCAGTCCTTTCTCCAGACGGAGAAGCTTTTCGCGGTGACGGGCCTTGTGTAAGAACAACCAGGTCAAAAAAAAGCAGATGATCAGTACGATGGTCACCGGCATAACGAACATGATGATAATATCCATAATTTTGATTTTTGCCTTTTTGATTACCTGCTCGTTGCGAAGGTTACAAATGCCGATAATAAGTTCAGAAAAACATATAAATATCCAGAAAAACCTGCATTTATCTGCTTCTTATCCGCGCGTTCAATGATTGTGCAAGTTAAAAGCGATCGATCTGCCCGGTTTTGTGAGTTATTATTATTTTCGCCGTATGTCTTCCATCCTGATCAAACAGGCCAACGTAGTGAACGAGGGCCGTCAATTTGTAGCTGATGTTTTGGTGAACAACGGCCTCATCGAGCGAGTAGATAGCCATATCGATGTCAAAGCCGACACCGAGATCGATGCCGAAGGGCTCCACTTGTTACCGGGCTGTATAGACGACCAGGTGCATTTCCGCGAGCCGGGACTGACCCACAAGGCCAATATATTCACCGAATCGCGTGCGGCGGTGGCCGGTGGCATCACTTCATTCATGGAGATGCCGAACACCGTACCCAACACCTTAACACAGCAACTACTTCAAGATAAGTATGATATAGGCGCAAAAACCTCACTCGCCAACTATTCGTTTTATATGGGCGCCTCTAATGACAATATTGAAGAGGTGCTGCGTACGGATGCTAAGCAAGTGTGTGGGGTAAAAGTATTTATGGGTTCCTCTACCGGTAACATGCTGGTCGATAACCCTGGAACATTAGAGAATCTCTTTTCTCGTTCGCCTATGCTCATCGCTACGCATTGCGAAGACGAGGAGACCATCAAACGCAATATGGCCCATTATAAGGAATTGCTGGACGATAACATCACAATTGAATACCACCCGATCATACGTAGCGCCGAGGCCTGTTACCTGTCGTCATCAATGGCGGTAGAACTTGCTAAAAAGCATGGCGCCAGGCTCCATATCCTTCACATCTCCACAGCTAAAGAATTGGAGCTATTCAGTAATGAGATCCCATTAAAAGACAAGAAGATAACCGCCGAGGCCTGCGTACATCACCTATGGTTCAGCGATGCGGATTACGCCACAAAGGGTAACCTGATCAAATGGAACCCGGCCGTTAAATCGGCAACAGACCGTGACGCGATCCTCCAGGCTGTGTTGGATGGGCGTATCGACGTGATCGCCACTGACCATGCGCCGCACACCATCGAAGAAAAGGCTCAACCGTATCTGCAGGCACCATCAGGCGGACCGCTTGTACAACATGCGCTTCCGGCTATGCTGGCTCTGCATCAGCAAGGTAAGATCAGCCTTGAACAGGTGGTCGAAAAAATGGCTCACAATGTGGCCACTTGTTTTCAGATCGAACGCCGTGGATTTATACGTGAGGGCTATTGGGCCGACCTGGTACTTACCGACCTGAACCGCCCGTGGGAAGTGATCAAGGCGAACACGCTTTACAAATGTGGCTGGAGCCCGTTCGAAGGCACCGTGATGCCGGCAAGCATTACCCATACGATAGTTTCAGGGCATCTGGCTTATGCCAACGGCTCATTCAATGATACGGTGTTGGGTCAAAGGATGACGTTCGAACGCTAATTAGCGTGGCTTTTGAGTGGCCGGCAGGATGACTGGTATAATATTGAATCTCAGGTATTCGTGTAGGTTGTTAGCAGTGAAGAAAGTTTTTATTAATAAATAGTATAATTACTGCGTTCGTAGGCTATCTTGGTAGGGATATATTACCTAGAAGTTAACCCTTACTCACTCAACCTACTTTACCATGAAAATATCGCTCGAGGTTTGCGCCAACTCCGTTGGATCTGCCATAGCTGCTCAAAAGGGAGGCGCCAGCCGTATCGAACTGTGTGATAACATACATGACGGGGGCACCACACCCTCTTATGGGCAGATACGGTCGACGCTACAACACGTGCAAATACCCATACATGTACTGATCAGGCCTAGGGCGGGCGATTTCCTGTACTCTGATCGGGAGTTCGAGGTGATGAAGGCGGATATCGAGATGTGCACCATGCTGGGTTGCCATGCCATTGTGGTGGGCATCCTTAACGCGGATGGGTCGGTGGATAAACCGCGTTGCACCGAGCTTGTCAACATCGTCAAAAAAGCGGGAATGAGCATCATATTCCATAGAGCTTTCGATCTTTGCGCCGACCTGTTCCGGTCAATGGAGGACATCATTTCCTTGGGTTTTGACGGCATACTCACCTCAGGCGGAAAGACCACGGCCATTGAAGGGGCCAGCAAGATCGCGCAACTGATACAACGTGCCAACGGACGCATCGGGATCATACCGGGTGGCGGCATCAGCGAGTACAACGTGACCGACCTCATCAACTTTACCTCAGCAAATTGCATCCATTCATCGGCACGCACCAAACGCCGAAGCGCCATGACCTATCACAACAGCCACATCATGATGGGCGACGGTTATATGCACGAGTATGACCTGGATGAGACGAATGCCGAACGGGTAGCCAACATCTTGGCCAAAGCTAATGAAGCCATATCGGTATCTTAAAAGATACTCAGCGGTAAGATCAGCGTAAAGCGATCAGGACCAGAACCGCCAAAAATGTCGCGATCGAGCAAACGGGTGTAACGCAGCCCAAAGGTTATCGAGGTTTCGTTGAACCATTGCGTATCAAAGTATAACTCTGCCCCTGCCGAACGAAAGTTTGCCTTGAATTGGGCACCGCTCCGGTACTGATCAATGCCGTGGGTGTGATCATAAAAAACGTTCCCTCTCAACCTTAGTAGATAAACCAGGTCGCCGAATCCCGCATCGGGATAAGCGATAGGAAAATGATAATTCACTCCGAATTTATATAGTCGGTACAGGTTATCGGCCGTGTAACCCCTTGAGAACGATAGCTGATTAGAGAAGATGCTGTAGTTGCGGTCGCGGCGCTGGTGTGCGGCACTGATCACCAAACTGTGTGTGTCGAACAATCCCGGGAAGTAAAAGCTGCCTGATACCAAAAATTGCCTGGCGCTAAGATCATTGATCGTGTTCCGGAAGCTAAGCGTGATATTTTGAGCAAAATGCGGATAGATCAGCTGTTGAGGTTTTGATACTTGATTGCTGAACGTGATGGAGTTGCTTAAATAAGTGTTATCAGGATATAAGCTGCGAAATGCCGCCTGCTTAACGTCGGTGATACTGTAATTGATACTGCTGCTCAAATTCAGGCGCGATATGTTACGGCCATTAACGAATGATAGCGGCAGTTGCAGGCCGGCTTGCAGTCGCGTCTCGTTCCAATTCACCTCCACCGGGTTACGGTTCTGATCTAACCGCAGGTCGCGCCGGTCAATGGTGTACTGTACACCACCAAACAGGTATGGGAACATGGCCCCATAGATCATGGTGGCACCGATCTGCTTATAACCCTCATTGCGGTTGTAGCCGAACGATAGTTCTGACTGCAAGGTGTTCAATATGTTCTGACCCATCAATGACACCAAATAATCAGGATCCTCGATGTAAGGGATCAGGCTATGGAAGTTAAAAGGATGTGTGAACTTTGGATATTTGCTGGTAGGCAAGGGCTGATCTGTGATCTTGTTCAATGCATTCACCCCCTCACCATGCTGCAAGGAAGCTACCTGCATATCAGGCAAGCCCAATGGAGCTTTCACCTCACGAGGTTGTAGAGTCGCTTTAGATGCCTCATGCAAGCGGAAACCAAAGGCGCTAAAGCTTACCCAACTGATCTTATTATCGCTTACGGCAGGCTGGTAGTTACCGATGAAATTTCGTAGCGAGTCACCTTCCAACTCATACAATTTACGGTCAGCCACACTCACGGCGAAAAGCTTATCGTCAATGCCAGAGGTGCCCGTAAAATAAATAGTATCCTTTTGCACCACCGGGAACGCCTTAGGCGCTATGGTAGCCGGTGTTAGCGGTTCTATATTACCAGTGGCAATATCTATCAGCGCCAACAGCATTTCCCCCGTTGGCTTACGCACAGCCGACACGATCTGCTGCTCGTTGTAGAATTTGGGATAGGTATAATATAGATGCTCAGAATTAGGGACCTTGCTGATCAGTTTACCATCGGCATCGAGGATGTGCAAAGCATACTGCCCATCGGTGGGCACATCAACAGCAACGATCCGGCTGTTGTCGGCATTGAACGCTGGCGCAAAATAGCGGGTCCGGTTCGTGATCTTCTTTTGCGCGCCACTTTTTACGTCGATCACCTTCAGCTCGTTAAACTCCCTGTAACCCCAACGTGCATCGGGCCGGCGCGACGCATATACGATCTGCCCATTCCGGCAAGTGAAATAACTATCGATGGAAAAGTCGGCTAATCGTATCCTTTCCTCCTTTGTGCCTGTGCGCATCACGAAAGCCGACCGCTGCTTATATGACGATGTACGATAAATGAGTGTGCTATCGTTCACATAAACAGGGAACTCCTGATTACCGATGAAGTGCTGATTCTTTTTGTATTTGGCTGCACCTTGCTTAAGTCCATCGTCGACCAACTGCGTTTTAAATTTTTCAAGCGCCGCGTTGCGAAAACTCGTGAAATTTCGACCGGTATTGCGCTTCACCGCACTTTGAAACGGATAGATCAACGACCGGTAACTTGCAGCATCATGCCCTACCTTTCGCCATATATCACTTCCATATTGATCACGGCCATAGGCGACCATCATATAGCCTAAAGGATACCAGTCGGGGGTGTAATCACGGTAAGATCCATTACGGATCTTCATCCAGCTGTAATCTTTATTGGCTGCCCACAGGCTGCGGAAGCCGTTAAAAAAATACGGCAGCCGCCCCCTGCCCTGCTCGGTGACATAAGTTTCGTTAAAAACTGCGTCTCCTTCAAAGAACCAGTTGGGCAGCGAAAGACCGGATGCCAATTGTTGTCCGCCCTCGCCAAAAAGAATATGCAATAACCGGGTAAGGCCAACGTCGGTACTATTGTATTGCTGTACGTGCCTGAACTCGTGTATGGCCAACTGATCGGTCACGTTGAGGCTACCTAATGAAAAGCTATTCTGCGCAGGCACCAAATAGAACTCACTCCTGAACGGCGCCAATCCCACATAACCATTGGTGGTCACCAACTGGTTCTGTAGCACTACGTTCACCTGTTTTTGCCTGAAGCCTATGGTAGGTTTAATGGCGTTATTGATCTGCCCGATCACGTTGGCCACCCGCCTGCCAGCACTATCCATACCGCGCGGATAGATGACGCGGGCCGCAGGGGTATTCACCTGGTCCCACTTGATAGATGGCGGGTTGCCACCGAACTGCTGAGCCTTAACGCCAAGGGTAACTAACAAGAGGCCGACAGTAAGTACGCGGGTAAAACAGTGATCGCTCATCAGGTGTGAAAATAAGTAGAAATTATCAAAGTTCAATTCACATCCATATGACATGCCTTAGCTTAAAACTACCTACATTTGCCGCTTGTTAAGTAAATGTTATGGCTAAAGTTTCCATCAACCTGGCAACGGGTTCGCTACAAAAGGAAGACATCATTGTCGGCATCGATCTGGGCACCACTAATTCACTGGTAGCATTCATTGATCCTGATAAGAACCCAAAGGTGATCAATGATGCCGGCAAGGGCGTTTTGGTGCCATCAGTAGTACATTTTGATGGTGCCGGTAGCATCACAGTGGGTAACGAGGCCAAACAATACTTGGTGACCGACCCACAAAACACGATCTTTTCAGTAAAACGTTTGCTGGGCCGCTCATACAGCGATATCGAGAACTACAAAGACCTTTTCTCCTACCGTGTGATCGATGATAACACTGAGAGCCTCGTTAAGGTAAAAGTGGGCGACCGCTTTTACACCCCTATCGAGCTGTCGGGACTTATCCTGAAAGAACTGAAGGACCGTGCAGAACATGCGCTAAAAACTCCGGTGAACCGTGCAGTGATCACCGTTCCGGCATACTTCAACGATGCACAACGTCAGGCCACCCGCGATGCTGGTAAATTAGCAGGATTGGATGTATTACGTATAGTGAACGAGCCAACCGCGGCAAGCCTGGCCTATGGCATCGGTTTAGACCCTGAAGAGACCA
This window harbors:
- a CDS encoding dihydroorotase yields the protein MSSILIKQANVVNEGRQFVADVLVNNGLIERVDSHIDVKADTEIDAEGLHLLPGCIDDQVHFREPGLTHKANIFTESRAAVAGGITSFMEMPNTVPNTLTQQLLQDKYDIGAKTSLANYSFYMGASNDNIEEVLRTDAKQVCGVKVFMGSSTGNMLVDNPGTLENLFSRSPMLIATHCEDEETIKRNMAHYKELLDDNITIEYHPIIRSAEACYLSSSMAVELAKKHGARLHILHISTAKELELFSNEIPLKDKKITAEACVHHLWFSDADYATKGNLIKWNPAVKSATDRDAILQAVLDGRIDVIATDHAPHTIEEKAQPYLQAPSGGPLVQHALPAMLALHQQGKISLEQVVEKMAHNVATCFQIERRGFIREGYWADLVLTDLNRPWEVIKANTLYKCGWSPFEGTVMPASITHTIVSGHLAYANGSFNDTVLGQRMTFER
- a CDS encoding copper homeostasis protein CutC, with product MKISLEVCANSVGSAIAAQKGGASRIELCDNIHDGGTTPSYGQIRSTLQHVQIPIHVLIRPRAGDFLYSDREFEVMKADIEMCTMLGCHAIVVGILNADGSVDKPRCTELVNIVKKAGMSIIFHRAFDLCADLFRSMEDIISLGFDGILTSGGKTTAIEGASKIAQLIQRANGRIGIIPGGGISEYNVTDLINFTSANCIHSSARTKRRSAMTYHNSHIMMGDGYMHEYDLDETNAERVANILAKANEAISVS
- a CDS encoding TolB family protein; amino-acid sequence: MSDHCFTRVLTVGLLLVTLGVKAQQFGGNPPSIKWDQVNTPAARVIYPRGMDSAGRRVANVIGQINNAIKPTIGFRQKQVNVVLQNQLVTTNGYVGLAPFRSEFYLVPAQNSFSLGSLNVTDQLAIHEFRHVQQYNSTDVGLTRLLHILFGEGGQQLASGLSLPNWFFEGDAVFNETYVTEQGRGRLPYFFNGFRSLWAANKDYSWMKIRNGSYRDYTPDWYPLGYMMVAYGRDQYGSDIWRKVGHDAASYRSLIYPFQSAVKRNTGRNFTSFRNAALEKFKTQLVDDGLKQGAAKYKKNQHFIGNQEFPVYVNDSTLIYRTSSYKQRSAFVMRTGTKEERIRLADFSIDSYFTCRNGQIVYASRRPDARWGYREFNELKVIDVKSGAQKKITNRTRYFAPAFNADNSRIVAVDVPTDGQYALHILDADGKLISKVPNSEHLYYTYPKFYNEQQIVSAVRKPTGEMLLALIDIATGNIEPLTPATIAPKAFPVVQKDTIYFTGTSGIDDKLFAVSVADRKLYELEGDSLRNFIGNYQPAVSDNKISWVSFSAFGFRLHEASKATLQPREVKAPLGLPDMQVASLQHGEGVNALNKITDQPLPTSKYPKFTHPFNFHSLIPYIEDPDYLVSLMGQNILNTLQSELSFGYNRNEGYKQIGATMIYGAMFPYLFGGVQYTIDRRDLRLDQNRNPVEVNWNETRLQAGLQLPLSFVNGRNISRLNLSSSINYSITDVKQAAFRSLYPDNTYLSNSITFSNQVSKPQQLIYPHFAQNITLSFRNTINDLSARQFLVSGSFYFPGLFDTHSLVISAAHQRRDRNYSIFSNQLSFSRGYTADNLYRLYKFGVNYHFPIAYPDAGFGDLVYLLRLRGNVFYDHTHGIDQYRSGAQFKANFRSAGAELYFDTQWFNETSITFGLRYTRLLDRDIFGGSGPDRFTLILPLSIF